In a genomic window of Pristis pectinata isolate sPriPec2 chromosome 32, sPriPec2.1.pri, whole genome shotgun sequence:
- the LOC127585276 gene encoding complexin-3-like yields MAFMVKTVVGGQLKNLTGGLGGEEKGDGEKSDAAAQGMTREEFEEYQRQLLDEKMERDASFAQKKAERATMRTHLRDKYKLPKNEIDENQIQLAGGDVELPKELAKMIEQDNEEEAEKDSLMGQLSNIQNLDLDSLKDKAQATLEDFKQTAEKCCVM; encoded by the exons ATGGCGTTCATGGTGAAGACCGTGGTCGGGGGGCAATTGAAGAATCTGACCGGAGGACTGGGAGGTGAGGAAAAGGGAGACGGGGAGAAGTCTGACGCCGCAGCTCAAGGCATGACGAGAGAGGAGTTTGAAGAATATCAACGGCAGCTGCTCGATGAAAA GATGGAGCGCGATGCCAGTTTTGCTCAGAAGAAGGCAGAGCGTGCAACAATGAGGACACACTTACGAGACAAGTACAAGCTCCCGAAG AATGAAATAGACGAGAACCAGATCCAACTGGCTGGTGGCGACGTGGAACTGCCAAAGGAGCTGGCCAAGATGATCGAACAGGATAACGAGGAAGAGGCTGAGAAGGACTCCTTGATGGGACAGCTCAGCAACATCCAGAACCTTGACCTTGACAGCTTGAAGGACAAGGCCCAAGCAACTCTGGAAGACTTCAAGCAAACGGCAGAGAAGTGTTGTGTCATGTGA